One Tessaracoccus lacteus DNA window includes the following coding sequences:
- the nrdR gene encoding transcriptional regulator NrdR, with product MHCPFCRHADTKVSDSRATEDGSAIRRRRMCPACERKFTTVEQIVLTVVKRSGVVEPFSRDKVIGGVSKACKGRPVSAAQLASLAQRVEESLRASGQAEIPAESIGVAILGPLEELDAVAYLRFASVYRNYESVDDFQREIDAIRLGQDEAQPRREATPPALAQDPLIS from the coding sequence CTCCCGTGCCACCGAGGATGGCTCGGCCATCCGTCGGCGGCGGATGTGCCCCGCGTGCGAGCGTAAGTTCACCACGGTCGAGCAGATCGTGCTGACGGTCGTCAAGCGGTCGGGGGTCGTCGAGCCGTTCAGCAGGGACAAGGTCATCGGCGGCGTGTCGAAGGCGTGCAAGGGCAGGCCGGTGTCGGCGGCCCAGCTCGCCTCTCTCGCGCAGCGGGTGGAGGAGTCGCTGAGGGCCTCCGGGCAGGCCGAGATCCCGGCCGAGAGCATCGGGGTGGCCATCCTCGGTCCGCTCGAGGAACTCGATGCCGTCGCCTATCTCCGCTTCGCCAGCGTCTACCGCAACTACGAGTCGGTCGACGACTTCCAGCGCGAGATCGACGCCATCCGGCTCGGCCAGGACGAGGCCCAGCCGCGGCGGGAGGCCACGCCTCCCGCGCTCGCGCAGGACCCGCTCATCAGCTGA